In the Arachis hypogaea cultivar Tifrunner chromosome 20, arahy.Tifrunner.gnm2.J5K5, whole genome shotgun sequence genome, tttctttctttcttcctttgttctTCTATCACGGTATCACCCACTTGTATCTCATCTTTCCACACCTTAAGCCATCCTTTGgttcaaagaaaaaatgaaaagggaaaaaagtGGGTGTCAAGAAAAGGCTCATTAATTTAAATATGGAAAACATTATGGTTTATTAGCTGAAAATGGAGCAACTGTGTGTATTACACAAAGATGGACGTGTCAGATGGAGGTACAATACGCAGGAGGCGTGTTGCATCAACCACGTGGGGGGCGTGGAGGCTACGTGGCTCGATCTGGTTGGGCCAACATGGCAGCACGCAGGGGGCGTGCTGACGTGGCGATCACTGGTTGGCGGAGAAGGGGAAGCACGCAGGGGGCGTGCTGAGTCAGCACGCAAGGGGCGTGCTGACGTGGCGATTACTGGTTGGCGGAGAAGGGGAAGCACGTGGGGGGAGTGCTGACGTGGCGAACATGCATTGGTCCAAGTATgcaacacgtggggggcgtgctGAGTCAGCACGTGGCGGGCGTATTAAGTGCACCTCTCTATATAAGGCAGAGTCCGGTAGTATTTTGCATACTGAAGAAGATTTGAGTGTGTTTTGAGTGTTCTTTGAGGATATTGTTAGTGTAATGGAGGGCACCGCAAACTTGGTGGTGTATCGCAACGGTGAGATAATACATaatactcatgagggagtgagGTTTGTGTCCCAGAATCCGTTTTCGTTTGTGGTTCCGTGCACGATGACGTTAATGGAGCTGCAGAACGGCCTCTGTCAAAGCATGGAAAACGGTACATTAATGAGAGTGAGCAGAATTTTGTATCGAAATCCGATTGTagtttttggtggtctaataAGTTTGATGCCATGCCGATCACTGATGAAGCGAGTATGCAGAATATGTTTCAAATTCATCGGCATACTCAGATGCGACACCCACAGATTGAgttgtacgttgagtttgaaACTGTAGAGGCAGTAGCGGTTCAAAACGATATAGACATACATGATGATAGAGCTGCAGTGTACGAAGGAATGAATAGTGATAGCGAAGAGGACTTCGAAGCCACTTATGAGGCCGGCGACGAAGATGAGGATGGTGATGTGGGAGTTGAGGCAGCAGCAGAGAATGTAGTAGTTCATCCGTCGAGCAGTCAACCGATGGACGTTCCACCTTTTATGCGTGAGTTGGATCTCGAGGCCATGCATGCCCCCGAGTTTCCGGAATATGCAAACATAGGTACGTGTTGACTAAATAAtaagtttttgttagtttatacGTTGGCTCTAGGGTTAAATGATGATTTTGACTTTCTGTAGGCGCTGCTGATCCTGAGGACGGAGAGTTCCGGATTGGAATGGAATACAGTAGTAGAAAGTCGGTCGTCGCATCAATTAGAAATTTCACTATATCTAAAGGAGTTGACTATGAGGTGTATGAGTCTGAGTCACagacgttctatgcaaaatgcaagatgtACGGGCGTGGATGTGATTGGCTTATCCGAGCCAGCTTGATACGGAAAAAAGGCTGTTGGGAGATACATAGATACAACGGAAGGCACACGTGCACGATCGGaacgatttcacaagatcattcCAAGTTGGACTCAGATACAGTTGCTGAGGCTATAAGGCCATTGGTCGAGACGGACCCAACCATCAAGGTGAAATCTATAATTGCAGAAGTCCAATCGATGTTCAACTATACCATCAGTTAccgaaaggcttggttggcaaagcagaagtcaATAGCCAACATTTTCAGTGGTTGGGAGGATTCTTAccaagccttgccatggtggctcTCGATCATGGTGCAAAAGATGCCTGGTTCAGTTGTCCAAATAGAAACACGACCATTGTACAACGGGAATGAAGAGGCACAAGGTGTAAAAATACTGCATCGTGTATTTTGGAGTTTCACTCCATGCATTAGGGCATTCAGGCATTGCAAGCCCCTGGTTCAGGTTGACGGCACACACCTATACGGAAAATACAAAGGTACACTTCTAGTCGctgttgcacaagatgggaaccaGAACATTGTGCCTATCGCCTTTGCCTTGGTGGAAGGGGAGACAGCTGATGGGTGGCACTTCTTTCTCAGAAATCTGCGAACGTATGTTGTTAGAAAAGACGGGATGGGTATGATCTCAGACCGGCATGAGTCAATACGGGCAGCAGTTAATCGTTCCGGTGGTGACTGGCAACCTCCAAGAGCATGGTGGATGTTTTGTATAAGACACATCGGCAGTAACTTCCTAAGGGCATTCAAAGTTCCTCACTTGTAGAAGCTTGTTGTCAACATAGGGTATTCAAGAACGGTGGAGGAGTACAATATCAATTATAAGAGGTTGGAAGAGCGAGGCGAGGCATATGTCAGGTGGTGCGATGCCATCGGACTCAGACATTGGGTATTGGCATTCGATGAGGGACATCGATGGGGCCATATGACAACGAACCTTGTCGAGTGCATTAACTCAGTGTTGAAGGGTGCCCGTAATCTACCTGTGTTGCCGCTGGTCCGAGCAACATATTATAGGTTAAATGAACTCTTTACGCGAAAAAGTGCCGAGACTCATGAACGCAAGCGTGCTGGATATACGTACTCCGCATTTGCGCAACAGCGGATAAAAGCAAGTATGCAACAGGCTAGGAATATAGTTGTGCACCGCTTTGATAGACGAAATAAGGTGTTTGAGGTGCGCGAAATGACTACTGAAAAGGTGTTAGTTGTTGATCTTGCGTGACGGACGTGTGGCTGTGGACACTTTCAGGTTGAACGAATATCATGTCGCCATGTTATTGCTTGCTGTGCTAACCAGCGTCTCGATTGGCAGTTGTATGTGCATGATGTGTACAAGATGAAGGAAGTTCGTAAGGTTTATAGATTTGAGTTCACACTATTAGGAGATCCCGAGACATTGCCTGCTTATGAGGGACCGACATTGGTCGCTAATCCCGCCCTGAGGCGAACGTCTAAAGGCAGGCCCAAGCTGACCCGATACTTGAATGAAATGGACTCACGTGACATGCGTGGTCATCGGATATGCCGTCTCTGTGGTGCTCAGGGTCATAGTCGGAGTAGGTGTCCACAGCGTGCTGGACCGAGTGGTACTGGTTCATAGTTTAATATGGTCATGTTTGTACTTTTTAATTTACCATCATTTTGTCAGTTGATGCTTTTGAAATCAGACAtgtttgtatttttcagatgaaGTCTATCTattgataatttaatttctaCTTAATATTCTCATTAACTGATTTACTTAAGTTAATATACAAAAAAAGAACTACGGGTTACATAAGTTAACAAACCAAACATTAAACATGAGTTATCTTAACTTAATTCTGAAAATAAAATCTAGATAACCTAAACCGAAGCTCACTTCTTTCCAGCTAAGTAGTTCAGTCCCTTACCCATAACGCCCAGACCGAACCGTGATGGAGTATACCTATCAGGTGGATTTCGCTCCGTCCGTAGGTCATATGGGTGACCTCGAACTGAGTCATCCACCCCTGGAGCTCCCGAACCACCTGCCTCTGTAGGAGCGGCCGACCCACCTGTCTCTGTAGGAGCGGCCGACCCACCTGCATCTGTCGGAGCGGTCGACCCGCCTACCTCTTCTGGAGTGGATGATCCGGGCTTGAACGTGTCAAGAACTGCGTATGCCCGCTGACGATGGATAAAACCACTATCACATGACGTACTCCCTGACGTGTGGTCGGTAGTACGACCCAGCAAACCATGAGCCATATCAACTGATGCCCTATGTGGATCAGCTGACACCGACAGTGAAGTGATACCACTAAAATCTGACCAGCCACCCAAACCAGCGTTGGTCCAATGCTGTAGTTGCTGATCTCCGTGTCCGCcgctggagaagtcaaaccaacctgtaCCGGACGGAATGGTAAGTATGGGATCATGATGCTGGCTGGACTGACCGTGGTCACTGTGCAGAAAATGGTGGCTGCTCTGAGCGTGGTGGCTGTGCTGAGAGTGATGAGAATGGTGGCTGCCCTGAGCGTGGTGGTTGTGCTGAGAGTGCTGAGAGTGGTGGCTATGCTGAGAGTGCTGAGAATGGTGGCTGCCCTGAGTGTGATGGTTACCATGACTGTAGGCCGGTGGCTGTGGTATATAGTAAGGAATCGGCGCAAACACTGCATGCTGTGGGGCGGGTGGCTGTGGGACAGGTGGCTGTGGGGTAGGTGGCTGTGGATCATGAGTAACGTACTGCGTCAATCTCAACAGATGTCTATAAGAGCGTACGTACCAATCCCAGTACTCCACCGTCGGTAAAAAATCCCAGGTCGGAAGGGGGTGCTGATCCCGCAATCGACTGTGCCGCCTGTTGGCCCACTTCTCTATCCATGGCCCATGCAAAACTGTCCAGTCATGAAGCTGCACTCCACGTAGAACGATGCAATGCTGATCAAGTGGAATATCCCTTGCTGCCCGCGGAGGAGGTTGTGCATATCCAAACTGTCGCATCACTCGGTCCGCAGGGTGCCACTCGACACACTCGAACGACAACAATGGAGCAACGATGTCACACACCTCAAGATGGGGATGCAACTCGTCCGGAACGATCAATCCGTGGTACGGCCGCCACTCAAACTGCCACAGTATTATTGGCATATTAGAACCGTAACAATAATGGTTGGAAAAAAGGAACAGAAAAGCCATAACTATTTACCTCCTGCATGTAGTCTATATCATGCCTGAATGTCTCTACGGTCTTGGATAACCATGCTGTGGTCCGTTCCGAATGACTCCACCTGACAcattattaattgaaaaaatttaaataactcaCCATATCTAAAACATGCATCATGAATATAACACACGACTAAAATAAGACTTATTACCTCCTGGCAACTGATATCTCGGCCGGTGGAAGGGTTTGTCTCGGTACGGGAGCAAGACACGGCATTCGCTCTCATGCCCAAACAAACAACTGATTCAGAGGGCCATCCATCTCCTTTGTATCATATCGTGATGTACGGCATAGTGCTCTGTAAAGATGCACGAGACATGCTGCCCCCCAACTATAAGTATGGATCTGCTCGAAATCGCGAAGCAATGGTAGATATTTCGCATGGGCATATGCGGTCGACTTGTCCGTGAATAGGGTCGACCCTAACAAACAGAAAATATGAGCGACATCCTCCAATGTCACTGTAACCTCACCGATCGGCAATACAAAGCTGTGGGTTTCAGGCCTCCACCTTTCAACCAGAGCATTTAGCATGAGGTGAAATCCTCTTATGATTCCAATTCTAGAGACGTGGAAGAATCCCGTGGCGCGTAAGTAGTTCTCCACCATCGGATTCCACGTCTGTGACGGATCCAGTTTACGTACCAACAAATTCCTGTTAGGCTGCATCAACAAAGATATATattacattaattaaataataatccttataaatattttaataaacattAACATATTTATGCAATaacaatatttaataatatttatctattacatattatttaataatttttattttatcaaattatttatttttttaattttttagtaacaatataatataatataatataatataatatttatctacgtattatatttaataattatttattttttcaattttttaattataatataatatactattttaataacaacataatataatatactattttataatataatatattatttttttaataacaatataatatcATATACTATTTTTACTTACTCATACGcaacatatatttttttacaaagtcaaaatatttttttttattcttcaactaataacaaaaattataacaaattatacatcttattattattatcaacgtttattttataaaaattattgttatattcttaaaatatttataaattacacaataatattcaaattacaaaatatatatgcataaaaaaatataaaaacataaaaaataaaataaactttaaatacagcaaaaaaaaaaattattcacttACATAAATAGGATGATCCAAATAGTTGATAATATGTTCTTCAAGCGCCAGATAATTACGtaccattttttttaatctttaaaacTAATATATTTTTTCCTTCGACCTACACTAACACAAACACACACTGACTTCCTTTTTTCCTTCTCTCTTATATTGGCTTCAGCTCAATaggaggaaaagaagaaacaCTTCATTGCTGCAATGAAGCTCACcgaatgcatatatatatatatatatgaaggtcTCAAACTGGTGCTGGTTTCTGGGGTGGGGGTTGTCCCCTGCATGCAGGCAGGACTGGCAACACGCCCTCCGCGTGGTACTTTCAGCGGCATTGGAAGTCTGCGCAACTCTGCTGCGTTTCACGGTCTTCCATGTACCACGCCCCTGCGTGGTGAGTCACCCAACGTACCACGCCCCCCGCGTGGTGAGTCAACACGCCTCCCTCGTGTTGCTGGCGTGCTGCCACCTCGCTCTCCCGCGCAGTCACCACGCCCCGGCATGTTGAGGGTGAGCTCCACCCATCGGCAATTCCCCTCCTTGGCCAATATCCAGCCAATACACCAACATGCAGTCCATAAAGAAAATAATTTCCGTCAAGAAAATGGAGAAGAAAATTGGTTTGGTTGACAAGGAAAatggagagaaagaaaaagtgtatatactatatagatctcaaatttaaaattttctcacCTCAATTATTGAAAAACTGAGAGTGGGACGAATGCATCAaagtaaattataattatatcctTTATTAAAAGACAAAATATTCAAATGAAAAAggtcaatattttttattagagaaaaggacaaataggtcctgacTTTTTGTCTCGCGGATATTTTTGTtcttgaccattgaaaaatacttttaagtccctgaccttcacaaaacttggacggatcaatccctgacggaggcatttggacggatcagtccctgacgaaggcatttggacggagggactgatccgtccaagttttgagaaggtcagggacttaaaagtatttttcaatagtcagggacgaaaatgtccgcgagacaaaaagtcagggacctatttgtccttttctcaaagtatttttcaatggtcagggacgaaaatgtccgcggggCAAAAGGTCAGGgatctatttgtccttttctcttttttattaaaCTCTTCCACCTTAttccatgacaacaataaagacgtctcacggcccacaaattcagcccactagaatacacaaattcaattataattttagcctttaccttatctttatcttatctttatttgcttttatctttcattggccaatactctatatatatttagttttaccttcataatttaatacaattcaatcaatcaatcaacaatcaataaaattttcttcatcttttcttttcttttcctattctttcataattttattaaagaataagaaaaagaacgTGTAGCAAGAGAAGTGCGTTGTGAACAAATTCGTGAGAATGAGTGACATTGAAGCAGTTGCATCCCTCAAAAGAGGAGCAGAGGCTATAGAGTGCCGAAAGGAAaagaagcagaagatgaggaggaccATGGACTTGAAAGCATCTCGCCAATGTTCTATCATTCTCAATGTTTTGTCCTCTCACAAACATGGATGGCTTTTCAATCAGCCGGTGGATCCTGTTTTGTTCCAAATCCCTGATTATTTTGATATCATAACACATCCCATGGATTTAGGCACAATTAAATCCAAGCTCGAGTCAAATAGCTATCCTTTCATGGAGGATTTTGTGGCTGATGTCAGATTGACCTTCTGTAACTCCATGATATACTATGCCCGTGGTGATGAAGTTTATAAAATTGCAATGGAGCTCAGCCAAATATTTGAGGGTAAATGGGAAGAGTTTGAGAGAAGTTTGAATTGTGAACAAGATTTTGGAAAAAGTATGAATCAAGAAAATGATACCTTATCCAACAAGCCACCTCAAAGACTTGCGAGAATTTGTTACACACCAACTTTTAGTGCTACATTCAGAGTGATTCCAAGAGGCATGCACAAAGGATCAAGAGGACGTGTACATAAATCTGGTGCTAATAAACTGGAAAGACGAGGCAATCGCAACTCACATTTGCAGAAGAAATCTGATGCTGATTCTATTGAGAGAGCTAGGATTGAGGCCCAAACTAAAGCTGCTGAAAAAGAGTTTAAGAGACAGGAAAATATAGAAAGAGAAGTTGCCATTGGATTAGAAAAGATTAAGATAACTGCTGACGAGAAAGATAAAAGCCTGAAGGAACTTGAAATGCTATCTCCTCAATCCCCAGGTAGTAAAATTGCACCCAGATTGGGCCAGCTTAGTTTATTtgacaaaaattataataatatgcaGATGACCAGATTTTGAATGCAAGGAAGAGATGATCCTTAGTTAAAGTACTCTTTAgccattttatttatttgtacatttttttatagtttaaatTTGAATGTTGGTGGATTTGTGTGTCTATGGATATGAGTAAAGCATATGCAAGTTCTCATATGTGACTTGCATTTAAATGCATCTTAATCAAATGCCtactttcctttccttctttttagatacctcaattttttatttggtagaatacataaattcaattataattttagtttttatcttatctttattttatttttatttgtttttatctttcataggccaatactatatatatatatatagttttaccttcataattcaatacaattcaatcaatcaatcaacaatcaataaaaatttcttcatcttttcttttctttttctattctttcacaattttatcatggtatGAGAGCCTTgatatcctccttgaagaggatacaTAAGCTATCATCTTTCTGGTGATAAATCACCTTACTTCTTTTTCAACCTCTTCCCACGATGAATAATCAATCTTTTAATTTAGCTCAGAATCCAACCAATCtctattacattcatccaagtAAAAATCCAATATCCGTCTTGGTTACACCTGTTCTAACAGAAAACAACTATCATTCATGGAATAGTCACTATGGCATGTCTGCGCCTTCTTCCGGCAGTTTCATCTGCACTCTTCCGGGAGTTTCGTCTGCATTCTGTTTCAGCAGTCATGTCTGCATTTTGTTTCAGCAATTTAATCTGCATCTGTTTTAGTAGTTCCATCTGCACTCTTGTTGCGCTCCACGCGCCCTCTTTTATTGCTCTCTACGCGCCCTTTGAAGACCAATCTTATTGCGCCATACGTGCCCTCCGAAGATCAATCTCATTGCGCTCTACAcgcttattttttctttcttctttttgtttttttaaagatcgctgctcaagcaaagcatctccttttatatttttgccggCAGCTGTAGCTCCGCTGCACGCATCTCCCTCTGCGTCACCACGTTAGACGGGTCTTCCTCAACAATTTCATCGGAACTTATCCAGGATGGTGGATGGAAGATGTCAATAATCTTGCCCTTAGCCACCAAAAATGTCCAATTCCATACACTCATTCCGACATTGCCAAACACGCATTCTCAAAAACAAGATTCAGTTAGTCTTCCAGTTGATCCCTCACCTATACCCATTGACCTAACTCcatctaattctttattttctccaaCAACCTCTCCTTC is a window encoding:
- the LOC140183288 gene encoding protein MAIN-LIKE 1-like, coding for MVENYLRATGFFHVSRIGIIRGFHLMLNALVERWRPETHSFVLPIGEVTVTLEDVAHIFCLLGSTLFTDKSTAYAHAKYLPLLRDFEQIHTYSWGAACLVHLYRALCRTSRYDTKEMDGPLNQLFVWA